In Anaerotignum faecicola, a genomic segment contains:
- the coaE gene encoding dephospho-CoA kinase (Dephospho-CoA kinase (CoaE) performs the final step in coenzyme A biosynthesis.), translating into MKVIGLTGGTGSGKSVVSKSLAAAGAVVIDADKIAHEIILKGEPAYQEIVKYYGTGILDAKGNIIRRRLGEIVFHDAEKLAFLNQCTHKYICAEVDRQIAKAEKENTAKAVILDAPLLLEAGLESRCDMVWVVYADPEVRAKRVMARDGVSYDLAKARIANQKSWEEYKKSASVVIDNSKELAYLQGQLDEILKTI; encoded by the coding sequence ATGAAGGTAATCGGTTTGACAGGCGGCACGGGCAGCGGCAAAAGCGTTGTCAGCAAAAGCCTTGCGGCGGCAGGCGCAGTGGTGATTGATGCGGATAAAATTGCACATGAAATCATTTTAAAAGGCGAGCCCGCATATCAGGAAATTGTGAAGTATTACGGAACGGGAATTTTGGATGCAAAAGGAAATATCATCCGCAGAAGGCTGGGGGAAATTGTATTCCATGATGCCGAAAAGCTGGCATTTTTGAACCAATGCACCCATAAATATATCTGTGCGGAGGTGGACAGACAGATTGCCAAGGCGGAGAAGGAAAACACCGCCAAGGCAGTGATTCTGGATGCGCCGCTTCTGCTTGAGGCAGGTCTGGAAAGCCGCTGTGATATGGTCTGGGTGGTCTATGCCGATCCGGAGGTGCGCGCAAAACGCGTGATGGCACGCGATGGTGTCAGCTATGACCTTGCCAAGGCGCGCATTGCCAACCAGAAAAGCTGGGAGGAATATAAGAAGTCGGCATCGGTTGTGATTGATAACAGTAAAGAGCTTGCCTATTTACAGGGGCAGTTGGATGAAATTTTAAAAACAATATAA
- the polA gene encoding DNA polymerase I, which translates to MAEKIMLIDGNSIVNRAFYGVPLLTNGEGRYTNGVYGFLNILFKLLDEEQPDYLAVAFDLHAPTFRHRTFDGYKGTRKGMPEELREQMPLLKEVLQAMHIPIFEQEGFEADDILGTLSALAEKNGIVPVVVSGDRDLLQLAGETLKVRIPKTKGGRTETEDYYAADVQAKYGVTPAEFIDMKALMGDTSDNIPGVPGIGEKTAAKIITQYHDIETAIAHAAEIKPKKASENLAAYQEQARLSKFLATIVRDMPLEWDKESLKIGDMFNQTAYELVKRLEFKSMFSHFEGSASAPKQAEQTYRFVADREGAKEVLAALKKGEVGYAFVYENEEGQGLALYQEQLGGVWIEASMAFLMQELLEIFQPFFADSAYRKIGHDVKKDIRFLRSYGYNGFTAEFDTAIGAYILNATGSSYEYDDIAATFLNETYPSQEEVFGKGRTKKAFAALPEAERTAYGARQAEIFFRARKVMEERLAENEQKSLFYDMEMPLIYVLADMEKYGIKVDKAALLAYQKRLGESLDGMEEEIYALAGEKFNINSPKQLGVILFERLGLKGGKKTKTGYSTAADVLEKLRTAHPIVERILHYRQLAKLKSTYADGLLAVMDAETEKIYSTFNQTITATGRISSTEPNLQNIPVRLELGRELRKIFIPESAEFCFLDADYSQIELRVLAHISGDESLIAAFKSNQDIHRMTASQVFHVPFDEVTPLQRSNAKAVNFGIIYGKGAFSLGQDLGISRKEAEEYINAYFARYPKIKTFMEDTIKNGAKNGYVSTLWNRRRNMPELQSSNFMQRAAGERAAMNMPIQGTAADIIKLAMIKVHRALQEGGYRSRLILQVHDELLIEAYKEEKDAVAKILKENMEHAADLLVPLDVDVHEGASWFEAK; encoded by the coding sequence ATGGCTGAAAAAATCATGCTGATTGACGGCAACAGTATTGTGAACCGCGCATTTTACGGCGTTCCGCTGCTGACGAACGGAGAGGGTCGCTATACCAACGGGGTATATGGATTTCTGAATATTTTATTTAAGCTTCTGGATGAGGAGCAGCCCGATTATCTGGCGGTGGCGTTTGATTTGCACGCGCCTACCTTCCGCCACAGAACCTTTGACGGCTACAAGGGAACCAGAAAGGGCATGCCGGAGGAGCTGCGCGAACAGATGCCCCTTTTGAAGGAGGTGCTGCAGGCCATGCACATCCCTATTTTCGAGCAGGAGGGCTTTGAGGCGGACGATATTCTGGGGACGCTTTCCGCTCTGGCGGAGAAAAACGGCATTGTGCCTGTTGTGGTTTCGGGGGACAGAGACCTTTTGCAGCTGGCAGGGGAGACCCTCAAGGTGCGGATTCCAAAAACGAAGGGCGGACGCACGGAAACAGAGGATTATTACGCGGCGGATGTGCAGGCGAAATATGGCGTGACACCTGCCGAATTTATTGATATGAAGGCGCTGATGGGGGATACTTCCGATAATATCCCCGGCGTGCCCGGCATTGGCGAAAAAACTGCGGCGAAGATTATCACGCAGTATCACGATATTGAAACGGCGATTGCCCATGCGGCGGAAATCAAACCGAAAAAGGCATCTGAAAACCTTGCGGCGTATCAGGAGCAGGCAAGATTGAGTAAATTTCTGGCGACGATTGTGCGGGATATGCCTTTAGAATGGGATAAGGAGTCCCTGAAAATCGGCGATATGTTTAACCAGACGGCATACGAATTGGTAAAACGTCTGGAATTTAAGAGCATGTTCAGCCACTTTGAGGGGAGTGCTTCCGCGCCAAAGCAGGCAGAGCAGACCTATCGCTTTGTTGCGGATAGGGAAGGTGCGAAGGAGGTGCTTGCCGCGCTCAAAAAGGGCGAGGTCGGGTATGCCTTTGTTTACGAAAACGAGGAAGGACAGGGGCTTGCGCTCTATCAGGAGCAGCTTGGCGGTGTCTGGATTGAAGCATCCATGGCATTTTTGATGCAGGAGCTTCTGGAGATATTTCAGCCGTTTTTTGCGGACAGCGCATACCGTAAAATCGGACATGATGTGAAGAAGGATATCCGTTTTCTGCGCAGCTATGGCTATAACGGCTTTACGGCGGAATTTGATACCGCTATCGGGGCGTATATCCTCAATGCGACAGGCAGCTCCTACGAATATGACGATATTGCGGCAACCTTTCTGAATGAAACCTATCCTTCGCAGGAAGAGGTTTTCGGGAAGGGCAGAACGAAAAAGGCCTTTGCGGCGTTGCCCGAAGCAGAACGTACCGCCTATGGCGCAAGGCAGGCGGAGATTTTCTTCCGTGCGAGAAAAGTGATGGAGGAGCGGCTTGCGGAAAATGAGCAGAAAAGCCTGTTTTATGATATGGAAATGCCGCTGATTTATGTTCTGGCGGATATGGAAAAATACGGCATCAAGGTGGATAAGGCGGCGCTTTTGGCGTATCAGAAGCGTCTGGGCGAAAGTCTGGACGGCATGGAAGAAGAAATTTACGCATTGGCAGGGGAAAAATTCAACATCAATTCCCCGAAGCAGTTAGGCGTGATTTTATTTGAAAGGCTGGGGCTGAAGGGCGGCAAAAAGACCAAAACGGGCTATTCCACCGCGGCGGATGTGCTGGAAAAGCTGCGGACGGCGCATCCTATTGTGGAGCGGATTCTGCACTACAGACAGCTGGCGAAGCTGAAAAGCACCTATGCGGACGGACTTCTGGCGGTGATGGATGCCGAAACGGAGAAGATTTATTCTACCTTCAACCAGACCATTACGGCAACGGGACGGATTTCCTCAACAGAGCCGAATTTGCAGAATATTCCTGTCCGTCTGGAGCTGGGGAGAGAGCTTCGGAAAATTTTCATTCCCGAAAGTGCGGAATTCTGCTTTCTGGATGCCGATTATTCGCAGATTGAGCTGCGCGTACTGGCGCATATCTCCGGAGATGAAAGCCTGATTGCAGCGTTCAAAAGCAATCAGGATATTCACCGCATGACGGCTTCGCAGGTGTTCCATGTGCCGTTTGACGAGGTGACACCATTGCAGAGAAGCAATGCCAAGGCGGTTAACTTCGGCATTATCTACGGCAAGGGCGCGTTTAGCTTGGGGCAGGATTTAGGCATCAGCCGCAAGGAGGCGGAGGAGTACATCAATGCTTACTTCGCGAGATATCCCAAAATCAAGACCTTTATGGAGGATACGATTAAAAACGGGGCGAAAAACGGCTATGTCTCTACGCTCTGGAACCGCCGCAGAAATATGCCCGAATTGCAGAGCAGCAATTTCATGCAAAGGGCGGCAGGGGAACGCGCGGCAATGAATATGCCCATTCAGGGCACTGCTGCGGATATTATTAAGCTTGCCATGATAAAGGTGCATCGTGCCTTGCAGGAGGGCGGCTATCGTTCTCGTCTGATTTTGCAGGTACACGATGAGCTGCTGATTGAAGCGTATAAAGAAGAAAAGGATGCTGTCGCAAAAATCCTGAAGGAAAACATGGAGCATGCGGCGGATTTGCTGGTTCCCTTGGATGTGGATGTGCATGAGGGCGCATCGTGGTTCGAGGCGAAATAA
- a CDS encoding ABC transporter substrate-binding protein: MKKKLCLALSGVLCLSAGVGCGTETAEETLTPVRLNEVVHSVFYAPQYVAQELGFFEEEGLDVSVAVGNGADKSMTALLSDSADIALLGTEAGLYVYAEGKADYPKTFAQLTQRAGNFLVSREKEPDFQWSDLEGKSVIGGRLGGMPEMVLEYVIKENGMTIGKDMEIINNIDFTSTAGAFLGEVGDYTVEFEPAATTLEQSGKGHIVASLGEASGYVPYTVYMAQDAFLQAHPDVVEAFTRAIYKGQQWVESHSAAEIAKVIQPQFAETDLDTLTTIVERYQKQDTWKTDPTVSPEGFVLIQKIMMEGKELSQEIPYDSIVVTEFAEKVMTGK, from the coding sequence ATGAAAAAGAAACTTTGCTTGGCTTTATCGGGGGTGCTCTGCCTATCCGCAGGAGTTGGCTGCGGCACAGAAACGGCAGAGGAAACGCTGACTCCCGTCCGTCTGAATGAGGTCGTCCATTCTGTTTTTTATGCGCCGCAGTATGTCGCACAGGAATTGGGCTTTTTCGAGGAGGAGGGCTTAGATGTGAGCGTTGCGGTCGGCAATGGCGCGGATAAATCCATGACTGCCCTGCTTTCCGATTCCGCGGATATTGCCCTGCTTGGCACAGAGGCAGGTCTGTATGTCTATGCCGAAGGGAAGGCAGATTACCCCAAAACCTTCGCCCAGCTGACCCAGCGCGCAGGCAATTTCCTTGTTTCCAGAGAGAAAGAACCCGATTTCCAATGGTCTGATTTGGAAGGAAAATCCGTCATCGGCGGCAGATTGGGCGGCATGCCGGAAATGGTTCTGGAATATGTCATCAAGGAAAACGGCATGACCATCGGTAAGGATATGGAAATCATCAACAACATTGATTTCACCTCCACCGCAGGCGCATTTCTGGGCGAGGTCGGCGATTATACCGTAGAATTTGAGCCTGCCGCAACCACGCTTGAACAGAGCGGCAAGGGGCATATTGTGGCATCTCTGGGTGAAGCAAGCGGCTATGTGCCTTACACCGTTTATATGGCACAGGATGCTTTCCTGCAGGCACATCCCGATGTCGTCGAAGCCTTCACCCGTGCCATTTATAAAGGGCAGCAATGGGTAGAAAGCCATTCTGCCGCAGAAATTGCAAAGGTAATTCAGCCGCAGTTTGCCGAAACCGACCTCGATACCCTCACCACCATCGTGGAGCGCTATCAGAAACAGGATACCTGGAAAACCGACCCGACCGTTTCCCCTGAAGGCTTTGTCCTCATCCAGAAAATCATGATGGAAGGAAAGGAGCTTTCGCAGGAAATCCCTTATGATTCCATTGTTGTGACGGAGTTTGCCGAAAAAGTCATGACAGGCAAATAA
- a CDS encoding lytic transglycosylase domain-containing protein, producing the protein MIRCIRKLFTLAVVLVLLAAFGYSVVLPRVLPLQYRDIVEQYAAEYGLEEAFVYGVIFCESHFEPDVISSADAVGLMQVTEETGKWAAAQMGLDPATIDLTDPDTNIHIGCWYLSWLTEKFGGVSETVLAGYNAGHGSVARWLADEEMSWDGITLDEIPYEETKSYVKRVKLAEQAYRLRLRLQAYLEETPLGVYADRTADLEGNEE; encoded by the coding sequence ATGATTCGATGTATCAGGAAATTGTTTACGCTGGCGGTGGTTCTGGTGCTGCTGGCGGCGTTTGGCTATAGTGTGGTTTTGCCGCGTGTGCTGCCTTTGCAGTATCGGGATATTGTGGAGCAGTATGCGGCGGAATATGGCTTGGAGGAGGCCTTTGTGTATGGTGTGATTTTCTGCGAAAGCCATTTTGAGCCGGATGTCATATCTTCTGCGGATGCCGTTGGGCTGATGCAGGTGACGGAGGAAACGGGAAAATGGGCGGCGGCACAGATGGGACTTGATCCCGCAACCATTGACCTGACCGATCCGGATACGAATATCCATATCGGTTGCTGGTATTTAAGCTGGCTGACAGAAAAATTCGGCGGTGTTTCGGAAACCGTTCTGGCAGGCTATAACGCAGGGCATGGCAGCGTGGCGCGGTGGCTTGCGGATGAGGAAATGAGCTGGGACGGCATTACGCTGGATGAAATTCCATACGAGGAAACGAAAAGCTATGTGAAACGAGTGAAGCTGGCGGAGCAGGCATATCGGCTGCGGCTGCGCCTGCAAGCGTATCTGGAGGAAACTCCGCTTGGTGTGTATGCAGACAGAACTGCGGATTTGGAAGGAAATGAAGAATGA
- a CDS encoding ABC transporter substrate-binding protein, producing MMKKRIFLLLLIFCLGLGGCGKKEEQTKKKTTATEETGVASKEAMLTLSMRIPETLNPLLNREETVDRILKLLFLPLVDFDESGKACPAVAQDWEFSADGRSLSMNLNSNIRWQDGTALTADDVVYSVNTLRNAPEDAVYKQVMNYVSGCSKTGTNSVVITFRDSFSSNIDALRFPVIPAGYYSGQGDTGTKPVGDGPYEIESYQQASEMKLKASASYYGSTPQISEIRVKMTAGEETDINAFEQGMTDVLVTNAMDAGKYADESVSGMHQFTSNQYDFIGFNFRKELWKDKSVRQAVAYAVPRDNLKESVYLNYAAMTNTPINPKSWLYEENVATYEYNPTMATTFLKNSGWTDADKDGKLEKEISGIRQSLRATILVNQENTGRVQIASKLKEELTAIGFEVTLDKVDFETYQQRLESGQFDLVVGGWKCSEVTDLTPFFGTGGSLNYIGYSDADMDTLLTAARTAVGEGQTLLAYSSLQKKLAEELPYISIAYRNQAVFASKNIGGEVHPVESNVFRGIEAWTYQKGE from the coding sequence ATGATGAAAAAAAGGATTTTTCTCCTTTTGCTGATTTTCTGCCTTGGGCTTGGCGGCTGTGGCAAGAAGGAGGAGCAAACGAAGAAGAAAACGACAGCAACAGAGGAGACGGGCGTTGCATCCAAAGAGGCAATGCTGACGCTTTCCATGCGGATTCCGGAAACGCTGAATCCGTTGCTGAACAGAGAAGAAACGGTTGATCGTATCCTCAAGCTGCTGTTTCTTCCGCTGGTTGATTTTGACGAAAGCGGCAAGGCATGCCCTGCCGTGGCGCAGGATTGGGAATTTTCGGCGGATGGCAGAAGCCTTTCCATGAATCTGAACAGCAATATCAGATGGCAGGATGGAACAGCACTGACGGCAGATGATGTGGTCTATTCCGTCAATACCCTGCGAAATGCTCCGGAGGATGCGGTGTATAAGCAGGTGATGAATTATGTGAGCGGCTGCAGCAAAACGGGAACGAATTCCGTTGTGATTACCTTCCGCGACAGCTTCAGCTCAAATATTGATGCGCTGCGATTTCCGGTTATTCCTGCCGGCTATTACAGCGGACAGGGCGATACGGGCACGAAGCCTGTCGGGGATGGCCCGTATGAAATAGAATCCTATCAGCAGGCATCGGAAATGAAGCTGAAGGCAAGTGCGTCCTATTATGGGAGCACGCCGCAGATTTCCGAAATTCGCGTGAAGATGACCGCCGGAGAGGAAACGGATATCAACGCGTTTGAGCAGGGCATGACGGATGTGCTTGTGACAAACGCCATGGATGCAGGCAAATACGCAGACGAAAGCGTTTCGGGGATGCACCAGTTTACCTCAAATCAGTATGATTTTATCGGCTTCAACTTCCGCAAGGAGCTTTGGAAGGATAAATCTGTCAGACAGGCGGTTGCGTATGCGGTGCCGCGGGATAACCTTAAGGAAAGCGTGTATCTGAATTATGCCGCCATGACGAATACGCCCATCAACCCGAAAAGCTGGCTTTACGAGGAAAACGTGGCGACGTATGAATATAACCCCACAATGGCGACAACCTTCCTGAAAAACAGCGGCTGGACGGATGCGGATAAGGATGGCAAGCTGGAAAAGGAAATCAGCGGCATAAGGCAGAGCCTGCGCGCGACCATTCTGGTAAATCAGGAAAATACGGGGCGGGTACAGATTGCCTCGAAGCTGAAGGAGGAGCTGACGGCAATCGGCTTTGAGGTGACACTGGACAAGGTGGACTTTGAAACCTATCAGCAGAGATTGGAGAGCGGACAGTTTGACCTTGTGGTGGGCGGCTGGAAATGCTCAGAGGTGACGGATTTAACGCCGTTTTTCGGCACGGGCGGCAGTTTGAATTATATCGGCTACAGCGACGCGGATATGGATACCCTGCTGACGGCGGCAAGGACGGCAGTCGGCGAAGGGCAGACGCTCCTGGCTTATAGCAGTTTGCAGAAAAAGCTTGCCGAGGAGCTGCCTTATATCAGCATTGCCTACCGCAATCAGGCGGTTTTTGCATCTAAAAATATCGGAGGAGAAGTGCATCCTGTGGAAAGCAATGTGTTCCGTGGGATTGAAGCGTGGACGTATCAGAAGGGGGAATAA